In a single window of the Microbacterium sp. SL75 genome:
- a CDS encoding class I SAM-dependent DNA methyltransferase: protein MYSEFAPFYDTVQSGAAEAFAGWVERRAGESGVVPGSLLELGCGTGAVLELLPAEWEKVGVDVSPEMLEIARTKGMDAAFVAADIRSLSLGRTFDVVACVYDTINHLPGSDWPSVFATAAVHLADDGVFLFDMNTLGRLRMDAGEEHTAEADGATVSMRIHAVGDDRFDWHVRIEREDTVVEDRIAEYAVALSEVRAMLADAGFARVEASGGRDQPISDDARRLFFVCRR, encoded by the coding sequence ATGTACTCCGAGTTCGCACCCTTCTACGACACCGTCCAGAGCGGGGCGGCCGAGGCCTTCGCCGGGTGGGTCGAACGGCGTGCGGGGGAGTCGGGGGTCGTGCCGGGTTCGCTGCTCGAGCTCGGCTGCGGCACCGGAGCCGTCCTCGAGCTGCTGCCCGCGGAGTGGGAGAAGGTGGGCGTCGACGTCTCGCCCGAGATGCTCGAGATCGCCCGGACGAAGGGAATGGATGCCGCGTTCGTCGCAGCCGACATCCGGTCGCTGTCGCTGGGACGCACGTTCGACGTGGTTGCGTGCGTCTACGACACGATCAATCACCTGCCCGGCAGCGATTGGCCCTCGGTCTTCGCCACGGCCGCGGTGCACCTGGCGGACGACGGGGTGTTCCTGTTCGACATGAACACCCTCGGTCGTTTGAGGATGGATGCCGGCGAGGAGCACACCGCCGAGGCCGACGGGGCAACGGTGTCGATGCGTATTCACGCCGTCGGTGACGACCGCTTCGACTGGCACGTGCGGATCGAGCGCGAGGACACGGTCGTCGAAGACAGGATCGCCGAGTACGCCGTGGCTCTGTCGGAGGTGCGGGCGATGCTGGCAGACGCCGGCTTCGCACGGGTCGAGGCGAGCGGTGGGCGCGATCAGCCGATTTCAGACGACGCGCGGCGGCTGTTCTTCGTCTGTCGGCGCTGA
- a CDS encoding SDR family oxidoreductase, whose protein sequence is MTLALVTGTTSGIGMHTAIQLAQRGVTVVATVRDTARADALRSAASEAGVELDIRALDVTDAEGARALIEATGPVDILVNNAGRGAVGTLEQVSDDELQEQLETNYLSVARLTRLVLPDMRERGSGRIVTVTSVGGAVGQPFSDAYCGAKFAVEGLMQSLAPVVAPFGVDVSIVEPAAVASSFVDSVHRAAPGPYAELQQAYLDRAATSFASAQSAEDAAKTVVEAATTSAPRFRWQTSDAATQFAGLSLGDLDGSSVLNVTSGWVQRD, encoded by the coding sequence ATGACTCTCGCACTCGTCACCGGAACCACCAGCGGCATCGGCATGCACACCGCGATCCAGCTCGCGCAACGGGGGGTGACGGTCGTCGCCACCGTCCGCGACACCGCGCGCGCCGACGCCCTGCGCTCCGCGGCATCCGAGGCGGGTGTCGAGCTCGACATCCGGGCCCTGGATGTGACGGATGCCGAGGGCGCCCGCGCCCTGATCGAGGCCACGGGCCCCGTGGACATCCTCGTGAACAACGCCGGGCGCGGCGCCGTGGGCACCCTCGAACAGGTGAGCGACGACGAGCTGCAGGAGCAGCTCGAGACGAACTACCTCTCGGTCGCGCGTCTGACCCGTCTCGTCCTCCCCGATATGCGTGAGCGGGGGAGCGGCCGCATCGTGACGGTGACGAGCGTCGGGGGAGCGGTGGGGCAACCGTTCTCCGACGCGTACTGCGGCGCGAAGTTCGCCGTCGAGGGTCTCATGCAGTCGCTCGCCCCGGTGGTCGCCCCCTTCGGAGTCGATGTGTCGATCGTCGAACCGGCCGCCGTCGCCTCGTCGTTCGTCGACTCGGTGCACCGCGCCGCCCCCGGCCCGTACGCGGAACTGCAGCAGGCGTACCTCGACCGCGCGGCGACCTCGTTCGCATCGGCGCAGTCGGCGGAGGACGCTGCGAAGACCGTCGTCGAGGCCGCCACCACCTCGGCCCCGCGGTTCCGCTGGCAGACCTCGGATGCCGCGACCCAGTTCGCCGGCCTGTCGCTGGGCGACCTCGACGGTTCGAGTGTGCTGAACGTGACGTCGGGGTGGGTGCAACGCGACTGA
- a CDS encoding SGNH/GDSL hydrolase family protein, giving the protein MASVRYVAIGDSFTEGVGDELPDGTVRGWADLAAQGWADAAGEPIEYANLAIRGRLIEPIVAQQLEPALALKPTHLSFNGGGNDMLRPRTGIDRIVDLFDHVVRRCDEEGVKLIVLSGANPTAGLPLGKVIEARGDRLSRAVEKRLEGRSDVITAYNWFDRKLAGGEFWSVDRLHMNARGHHRVAARVIESVGLTPPTEWWNLREIPEAQRLKGTAYYREHVGPWVRRRLTGTSSGDNRQAKFGGGWVELTPGD; this is encoded by the coding sequence ATGGCATCCGTCCGCTACGTCGCGATCGGCGACTCGTTCACCGAAGGCGTCGGCGACGAACTGCCCGACGGCACCGTCCGGGGCTGGGCCGATCTGGCGGCGCAGGGATGGGCGGATGCCGCGGGGGAGCCGATCGAGTACGCGAACCTCGCGATCCGCGGCAGGCTCATCGAGCCGATCGTCGCTCAACAGCTCGAGCCCGCGCTGGCGCTGAAGCCGACGCACCTGTCGTTCAACGGCGGCGGCAACGACATGCTGCGTCCACGAACGGGCATCGACCGCATCGTCGACCTCTTCGACCACGTCGTGCGCCGCTGCGATGAAGAGGGCGTCAAGCTCATCGTGCTGTCGGGCGCGAACCCCACGGCCGGGCTTCCTCTCGGCAAGGTCATCGAAGCCCGCGGTGATCGCCTCTCGCGCGCCGTCGAGAAGCGCCTCGAGGGCCGGTCCGATGTGATCACGGCGTACAACTGGTTCGACCGCAAGCTCGCGGGCGGGGAGTTCTGGTCGGTCGACCGGCTGCACATGAACGCGCGCGGTCATCACCGGGTCGCCGCGCGCGTGATCGAGTCGGTCGGCCTCACCCCGCCCACGGAGTGGTGGAACCTGCGCGAGATCCCCGAAGCCCAGCGTCTGAAGGGCACCGCCTATTACCGCGAGCACGTCGGCCCCTGGGTCCGCCGGCGTCTTACGGGCACCTCGTCGGGCGACAACCGTCAGGCGAAGTTCGGCGGCGGGTGGGTGGAGCTGACGCCGGGGGATTGA
- a CDS encoding LLM class flavin-dependent oxidoreductase, producing the protein MDARSLELGLDTFGDISRAPDGSLLSDAQTIRNVVDQAVLADEVGLSFFGVGEHHRKDFAVTSPEIVLAAAAARTKNIHLGTAVTVLSSDDPVRVYERFATLDAISNGRAEVILGRGSFIESFPLFGYDLADYEQLFEEKLELFSHLLTEKPVTWSGRTRAALQDADVYPKTETGLTAWVGVGGSPESVVRTARYGYGLVLAIIGGSAARFRPYADLYRRSLAELGKPQMPISVHSPGHVAETDEQAWDEAFEGVAELNNTIGRERGWPEYNRMRFQHDVGPEGSMYVGSPETVARKIAATVRALGNSRFQMKIASGSISHDRLLSSIELYGTKVRPLVEVMLADTPASADAPGIR; encoded by the coding sequence ATGGACGCCCGTTCCCTCGAGCTCGGCCTCGACACCTTCGGAGACATCTCACGCGCCCCCGACGGGTCGCTGCTGTCCGATGCACAGACCATCCGAAACGTCGTGGACCAGGCCGTTCTGGCCGACGAGGTCGGTCTGTCGTTCTTCGGAGTGGGCGAGCACCACCGCAAGGACTTCGCGGTCACCAGCCCCGAGATCGTCCTGGCCGCGGCCGCCGCGCGGACGAAGAACATCCACCTCGGCACCGCGGTGACCGTGCTCTCGAGCGACGACCCCGTGCGCGTGTACGAGCGCTTCGCCACCCTGGATGCCATCTCGAACGGGCGCGCCGAGGTCATCCTCGGGAGGGGCTCCTTCATCGAGTCGTTCCCCCTCTTCGGCTACGACCTCGCCGATTACGAGCAGCTGTTCGAAGAGAAGCTGGAGCTGTTCTCGCACCTGCTGACTGAGAAGCCCGTCACCTGGTCGGGTCGCACGCGCGCCGCGCTCCAGGATGCCGATGTGTACCCCAAGACCGAGACGGGTCTGACCGCGTGGGTCGGCGTCGGCGGCTCGCCGGAGTCGGTCGTGCGCACGGCCCGCTACGGCTACGGTCTCGTGCTCGCCATCATCGGCGGCTCGGCTGCCCGATTCCGCCCCTACGCCGACCTGTATCGCCGTTCGCTGGCAGAGCTCGGCAAACCCCAGATGCCGATCTCGGTGCACTCGCCCGGCCACGTCGCCGAGACCGACGAGCAGGCGTGGGACGAGGCTTTCGAGGGCGTCGCCGAGCTCAACAACACCATCGGCCGTGAGCGCGGCTGGCCCGAGTACAACCGCATGCGCTTCCAGCACGACGTGGGGCCCGAGGGGTCGATGTACGTCGGTTCGCCCGAGACCGTCGCCCGCAAGATCGCCGCGACCGTGCGGGCACTGGGCAACTCACGCTTCCAGATGAAGATCGCGAGCGGGTCCATCTCGCACGACCGGCTCCTGTCGAGCATCGAGTTGTACGGCACCAAGGTGCGTCCTCTCGTCGAAGTGATGCTCGCCGACACCCCCGCGTCGGCCGACGCCCCCGGCATCCGGTGA
- a CDS encoding dienelactone hydrolase family protein gives MTMYSAALSGILDREPAPASGIESFDVDYRVDGVDYRGYLARPAGEERHPGVLVVHDWLGVTDYVRMRCDMLARLGYTGFAADVYGADVRPSAEEAAAVAGGFYQDRPLWRKRMTEAFDQMISQPSVDSQRTAAIGYCFGGSSVLELARTGAAVDAVVSFHGGLLTGPAGEAERITAKLLVLHGAADPVVPDDALLAFENDLRTAPSVDWQVVSYANALHAFTLPDADAPEHGAQFQAVAERRSWTAMKAFLAEVLG, from the coding sequence ATGACCATGTACTCCGCCGCCCTCTCCGGCATCCTTGATCGCGAACCCGCCCCGGCATCCGGTATCGAATCGTTTGATGTCGATTACCGCGTCGACGGGGTCGACTACCGCGGATACCTCGCTCGACCGGCAGGGGAGGAGCGACACCCGGGAGTCCTCGTCGTCCACGACTGGCTCGGAGTGACCGACTACGTGCGCATGCGCTGCGACATGCTCGCTCGCCTCGGCTACACGGGCTTCGCGGCGGATGTGTACGGCGCGGACGTGCGCCCGTCGGCGGAAGAGGCCGCGGCTGTCGCCGGAGGGTTCTATCAAGACCGGCCGCTGTGGCGTAAGCGGATGACCGAGGCGTTCGACCAGATGATCTCGCAACCCTCGGTCGACTCGCAGCGCACCGCGGCGATCGGCTACTGCTTCGGCGGTTCGTCCGTGCTCGAGCTCGCCCGCACGGGCGCCGCCGTCGATGCGGTGGTGAGTTTCCACGGCGGATTGCTGACCGGACCGGCGGGCGAGGCGGAACGAATCACCGCGAAGCTGCTCGTCCTCCACGGGGCCGCCGACCCCGTCGTTCCCGACGACGCCCTGCTCGCCTTTGAGAACGACCTGCGCACCGCGCCGTCGGTGGACTGGCAGGTGGTCTCGTACGCCAACGCCCTGCACGCGTTCACGCTTCCGGATGCCGACGCCCCCGAGCACGGAGCGCAGTTCCAGGCCGTCGCGGAGCGCCGGAGCTGGACGGCGATGAAGGCGTTCCTGGCGGAGGTTCTCGGCTGA
- a CDS encoding DUF885 domain-containing protein, whose protein sequence is MTDAQRTPTPIDTIADAWVDTLAEREPTLATYIGRFEHNGRFGDYSPQGAEALIADARATKAALDGADAVDAIDTVTKMDLGRELALMIEQHEAKTHLRDLNVIASPAQDIRSTFDLMPTATVDDWSTISARLKALPGAIDGYISTLRQGISEGIVPARRQVTEVVTQIARYTSDTGFFAEFVGEAAPDEGQLPASLARDLSTHANAARVAYDSLASFLSSELAPVAGETDAVGREMYALHSRHFLGAEIDLDETYEWGVEELARMVAEQEAIANEILPGATVEEAVAFLEQDESRKLRGTKALQEWMQRTSDKAVEELGRTHFDIAEPIRNLECMIAPTNEGGIYYTGPTDDFSRPGRMWWSVPEGVDTFDTWRELTTVYHEGVPGHHLQIAQAVYNRAQLNSWRRLLAGTSGHAEGWALYAERLMEQLGYLDDPADRLGMLDGQRMRAARVVLDIGVHLQKPRLDGTGVWDHDYALAFMLKNVNMSEEFVRFEVNRYLGWPGQAPSYKVGQRIWEQVRDEEEQRRGSDFSMKQFHTRALDIGGVGLDTLRAALASA, encoded by the coding sequence ATGACTGACGCACAACGCACCCCCACGCCGATCGACACGATCGCCGACGCGTGGGTCGACACCCTGGCCGAGCGTGAACCGACTCTCGCGACCTACATCGGGCGTTTCGAGCACAACGGACGCTTCGGCGACTACAGCCCCCAGGGTGCCGAGGCCCTCATCGCCGACGCCCGCGCGACCAAAGCGGCCCTCGACGGCGCCGACGCAGTCGATGCGATCGACACCGTCACCAAGATGGACCTGGGCCGCGAGCTCGCGCTGATGATCGAGCAGCACGAGGCGAAGACGCACCTGCGCGACCTGAACGTCATCGCGTCTCCCGCGCAGGACATCCGCTCGACCTTCGACCTCATGCCGACGGCGACCGTCGACGATTGGTCGACCATCTCGGCGCGACTCAAGGCCCTGCCGGGTGCGATCGACGGCTACATCTCGACCCTTCGTCAGGGCATCAGCGAGGGCATCGTTCCCGCTCGCCGCCAGGTGACCGAGGTGGTCACGCAGATCGCCCGCTACACCTCCGACACGGGGTTCTTCGCCGAATTCGTGGGCGAGGCTGCTCCCGACGAGGGCCAGCTGCCGGCATCCCTCGCTCGAGACCTCTCGACCCACGCCAACGCCGCACGCGTCGCGTACGACTCGCTGGCGTCGTTCCTGTCGTCGGAGCTCGCTCCCGTGGCGGGCGAGACCGACGCGGTCGGGCGCGAAATGTACGCACTGCACTCCCGGCACTTCCTGGGCGCCGAGATCGACCTCGACGAGACCTACGAGTGGGGCGTCGAGGAACTCGCGCGAATGGTCGCCGAGCAGGAGGCCATCGCGAACGAGATCCTGCCCGGCGCCACCGTCGAAGAGGCGGTGGCCTTCCTCGAGCAGGACGAGTCGCGCAAGCTCCGCGGCACGAAGGCCCTGCAGGAATGGATGCAGCGAACGAGCGACAAGGCCGTCGAGGAGCTCGGTCGCACGCACTTCGACATCGCCGAACCCATCCGCAACCTCGAGTGCATGATCGCGCCCACGAACGAGGGCGGGATCTACTACACCGGCCCGACCGACGACTTCTCGCGACCGGGACGCATGTGGTGGTCGGTCCCCGAGGGCGTCGACACGTTCGACACCTGGCGCGAGCTGACCACGGTCTACCACGAGGGCGTTCCCGGGCACCACCTCCAGATCGCGCAGGCCGTGTACAACCGCGCACAGCTCAACTCGTGGCGGCGCCTTCTCGCGGGCACGAGCGGCCACGCCGAGGGCTGGGCGCTCTACGCCGAGCGCCTCATGGAGCAGCTGGGCTACCTCGACGATCCCGCCGATCGCCTCGGCATGCTCGACGGGCAGCGCATGCGCGCCGCCCGCGTGGTGCTCGACATCGGCGTGCACCTGCAGAAGCCGCGCCTGGACGGCACCGGAGTGTGGGATCACGACTACGCTCTGGCGTTCATGCTGAAGAACGTGAACATGAGCGAGGAGTTCGTGCGCTTCGAGGTGAACCGCTACCTCGGCTGGCCCGGACAGGCGCCGTCGTACAAGGTCGGTCAGCGCATCTGGGAGCAGGTGCGCGACGAAGAGGAGCAACGCCGCGGTTCCGACTTCTCGATGAAGCAGTTCCACACGCGCGCGCTGGACATCGGCGGGGTCGGTCTCGACACGCTGCGCGCAGCGCTGGCATCCGCCTGA
- a CDS encoding MFS transporter codes for MTTTTDTIRVSERLDALPFTRRHGRILGGSGLGWALDAMDVGLISFVIAALSVQWQLAPTQASWIASAGFAGMAIGASVGGLLADRFGRRYVFALTLLVYGAATGASALVGGLAALLVLRFVVGLGLGAELPVASTYVSEFAPARMRGRLIVFLEAFWAVGWTAAALIGYLVVPSSADGWRWAFALGAIPAVYALIVRWGLPESPRWLASRGRNAEAIVIVRDLEAAAGRIALEASTEGVAPSAPAPRPRVRALWAPALRARTVALWVLWFCVNFSYYGAFIWIPTILVAQGYDLVRSFGFTLVITLAQLPGYAVAAWLIEVWGRRATLAAFLAGSAVAAVLFGTATGEVAVIAAGMALSFFNLGAWGALYAATPETYPTPLRATGSGWAAGVGRIASILAPLAVPPLLGLGGAPLLFIVFAAFFAVAVVAALFLREQRGRALA; via the coding sequence GTGACCACGACCACCGACACCATTCGGGTGTCCGAACGTCTCGACGCGCTGCCGTTCACCCGTCGTCACGGGCGGATCCTGGGCGGGTCGGGTCTGGGGTGGGCCCTGGATGCCATGGACGTGGGCCTCATCTCGTTCGTCATCGCGGCCCTCAGCGTGCAGTGGCAGCTGGCGCCGACGCAGGCGTCGTGGATCGCGTCGGCGGGCTTCGCCGGTATGGCGATCGGGGCGAGCGTCGGCGGGCTGCTGGCCGACCGGTTCGGGCGCCGCTACGTCTTCGCGCTGACCCTGCTGGTCTACGGTGCAGCGACCGGTGCGAGTGCGCTGGTGGGCGGTCTGGCAGCGCTCCTCGTGCTCCGCTTCGTCGTCGGTCTCGGGCTCGGGGCCGAGCTGCCGGTGGCCTCGACGTACGTCAGCGAGTTCGCGCCCGCGCGTATGCGGGGCCGGCTCATCGTCTTCCTGGAGGCGTTCTGGGCCGTCGGGTGGACCGCGGCGGCGCTGATCGGCTACCTCGTCGTGCCGTCGTCCGCCGACGGCTGGCGCTGGGCCTTCGCGCTCGGTGCGATCCCCGCGGTGTACGCCCTGATCGTGCGGTGGGGTCTGCCCGAGTCGCCGCGCTGGCTGGCTTCGCGCGGACGCAACGCCGAGGCGATCGTCATCGTGCGCGATCTCGAAGCCGCGGCCGGTCGCATCGCCCTCGAGGCCTCGACGGAGGGGGTCGCGCCCTCCGCTCCAGCCCCGCGTCCGCGCGTGAGGGCGCTCTGGGCCCCGGCGCTGCGGGCTCGCACGGTGGCCCTGTGGGTGCTGTGGTTCTGCGTGAACTTCTCGTACTACGGGGCGTTCATCTGGATCCCCACGATCCTCGTCGCCCAGGGGTACGACCTCGTGCGTTCGTTCGGATTCACCCTCGTCATCACGCTCGCGCAGCTGCCCGGTTACGCGGTCGCCGCCTGGCTCATCGAGGTCTGGGGGCGGCGCGCGACACTCGCGGCTTTCCTCGCCGGTTCCGCCGTGGCCGCGGTGCTCTTCGGCACGGCAACCGGTGAGGTCGCGGTGATCGCCGCGGGCATGGCGCTGTCGTTCTTCAACCTCGGCGCCTGGGGCGCGCTCTACGCCGCGACCCCCGAGACATACCCCACGCCGCTGCGCGCCACCGGCTCCGGCTGGGCCGCGGGCGTCGGGCGGATCGCGTCGATTCTCGCGCCGCTCGCCGTGCCGCCGTTGCTCGGACTCGGGGGCGCCCCGCTGCTGTTCATCGTTTTCGCGGCGTTCTTCGCGGTGGCCGTGGTGGCGGCACTGTTCCTGCGCGAGCAGCGCGGGCGGGCTCTCGCCTAG
- a CDS encoding linear amide C-N hydrolase, with amino-acid sequence MCTRILWNTNDVAKTVSRCMDWAVSDEPELWFVPRGTARDGRADDHSLAWTSSYSSVVTSMWGLGTVDGLNEKGLGAHALYLDPEDVAFPEPDGRPSVANALWVQYLLDNFATVAEAVAHIGRVRITSPEFRGMQLGVHIAIEDPTGDSAIIEPLGGELVVHHGPEYTVMANSPTLDKQLENLSRYRPFGGELQPPGDITSADRFVRSAYFLHYLPEPENTEEAVAGVFQLIANVSVPYGAPYSTGDVYPTWWRAGADLTNRVYYFGSTRSPNIFWISLDDLADTAEVRKIDPRELSLVGDQTSHLEPAALLY; translated from the coding sequence GTGTGCACACGAATCCTCTGGAACACGAACGACGTCGCCAAGACGGTCAGTCGCTGCATGGACTGGGCGGTGAGCGACGAACCCGAACTGTGGTTCGTTCCCCGCGGCACGGCCCGCGACGGTCGCGCCGATGATCACTCGCTGGCCTGGACGTCGTCGTACTCGAGCGTCGTCACGAGCATGTGGGGCCTCGGCACCGTCGACGGGCTGAACGAGAAGGGACTCGGGGCGCACGCCCTGTACCTCGATCCCGAGGACGTCGCATTTCCCGAGCCGGACGGGCGCCCCTCTGTCGCCAATGCTCTCTGGGTGCAGTATCTGCTCGACAACTTCGCCACCGTCGCCGAGGCCGTCGCGCATATCGGCCGCGTGCGCATCACTTCGCCGGAGTTCCGCGGCATGCAGCTCGGGGTGCACATCGCGATCGAGGATCCGACCGGCGACTCGGCGATCATCGAGCCGCTCGGAGGTGAGCTCGTCGTGCACCACGGCCCCGAGTACACGGTCATGGCCAACTCCCCCACGCTCGACAAGCAGCTGGAGAACCTGTCGCGATACCGACCTTTCGGCGGCGAACTCCAGCCGCCCGGTGACATCACCTCGGCCGACAGGTTCGTGCGTTCGGCGTACTTCCTGCACTACCTGCCCGAGCCGGAGAACACCGAGGAGGCCGTGGCGGGGGTATTCCAGCTCATCGCCAACGTCTCGGTCCCCTACGGCGCACCGTACTCGACGGGCGACGTCTACCCCACGTGGTGGCGCGCCGGCGCCGACCTGACCAATCGGGTCTACTACTTCGGTTCGACGCGGAGCCCCAACATCTTCTGGATCAGTCTCGACGACCTGGCCGACACGGCCGAGGTCCGCAAGATCGATCCGCGCGAACTCTCCCTGGTGGGTGACCAGACCTCCCACCTCGAGCCGGCGGCCCTTCTGTACTGA